Proteins encoded in a region of the Acomys russatus chromosome 14, mAcoRus1.1, whole genome shotgun sequence genome:
- the Robo3 gene encoding roundabout homolog 3 encodes MLRYLLKTLLQMNLFADSLAGDVSNSSELLLGFNSSLAALNPSLVPPGDPSFNGSRVGPEDAMPRIVEQPPDLLVSRGEPATLPCRAEGRPRPNIEWYKNGARVATAREDPRAHRLLLPSGALFFPRIMHGRRSRPDEGVYTCVARNYLGAAASRNASLEVAVLRDDFRQSPGNMVVAVGEPAVMECVPPKGHPEPLVTWKKGSAKLKEEEGRITIRGGKLMMSHTFKSDAGMYMCVASNMAGERESGAAELVVLERPSFLRRPINQVVLADAPVNFLCEVQGDPQPNLRWRKDDGELPTGRYEIRSDHSLWIDRVSAEDEGTYTCVAENSMGRVEASGSLSVHVPPQFVTQPQDQTAAPGENVSFQCETKGNPPPAIFWQKEGSQVLLFPSQSLQPMGRLLVSPRGQLNITEVQIEDAGYYVCQAVSVAGSILAKALLEIKGASMDGLPPIILQGAANQTLVLGSSVWLPCRVTGNPQPNVQWKKDDRWLQGDDSQFNLMDNGTLYIASVQEMDMGFYSCVAKSSIGEATWSSWLRKREDWRASPSPATAPSNPPGPPSQPVVTEVTKNSVTLSWKPNPRSGATATSYVIEAFSQAAGNTWRTVADGVQLETHTISGLQPNTIYLFLVRAVGAWGISEPSPVSRPVQTQDSGLSRPLEEPWRGQQGLAEVRVRMQEPIVLGPRTLQVSWTVDGPVQLVQGFRVSWRIAGLDEGSWTVLDLLTPHKQSTVLRGLPPGAQIQIKVQVQGQEGLGAESPFVTKSIPEEAPSGPPQGVAVALGGDGNSSITVSWEPPLPSQQNGVITEYQIWCLGNESRFHLNRSAAGWARSVMFRGLRLGQLYRTQVAAATSAGVGVASAPVLVQLPSSPAVEPGPEVSEGLAERLARVLREPAFLAGSSAACGVLLLGLCAAVYRRQKLRKELSHYTASFAYTPAVSFPRSEGLSGSSSRPPMGLGPAAYPWLADSWPHPSRSPSAQEPRGSCCPSNPDPDARYYNEAGISLYLAQTARGANAPGEGPVYSTIDPVGEELQTFHGGFPQHSSGDPSTWSQYAPPEWSEGDSGARGGKGKLLGKPVQMPSLSWPEALPPPPPSCELSCPEGPEEELKGSSDLEEWCPPMPEKNHLIESSSSGACLVAPSRGETPSPTSSYGQQSTATLTPSPPDPPQPPTDIPHLHQMPRRVPLGPSSPFSVSQPTLSSDEGRPAGPGVGPIVSYHPTPSPVPSTASSAPGRTHQVTVEMTPPLHGHRARIRKKPKALPYRREHSPGDLPPPPLPPPEEETSWPLGLRAAGSMSSLERDRSGERRVGQAVPLGAQRGPHPDAALLGCAAEEAWLPYGRPSFLGHGQGTSTCSTAGSNSSRGSSSSRGSRGSRGPGRSRSRSQSHRAGQKRREEPR; translated from the exons GGTCAAGAGTTGGGCCAGAAGATGCCATGCCACGGATTGTAGAGCAGCCGCCAGACCTGCTGGTTTCCAGGGGCGAGCCAGCCACTCTGCCCTGCCGCGCCGAAGGCCGGCCTCGACCCAATATCGAGTGGTACAAGAATGGGGCACGAGTGGCCACTGCACGGGAGGACCCACGAGCTCACCGCCTGCTGTTGCCCAGCGGCGCCCTCTTCTTTCCTCGCATCATGCATGGGCGTCGCTCTCGGCCTGACGAGGGAGTCTATACCTGTGTGGCTCGCAACTACCTGGGAGCAGCCGCTAGCAGAAATGCCTCTCTGGAAGTAGCTG tcctccGTGATGATTTCCGGCAATCGCCTGGGAACATGGTGGTAGCAGTCGGGGAGCCAGCAGTAATGGAATGTGTGCCCCCTAAGGGCCACCCAGAGCCTTTGGTGACATGGAAGAAGGGCAGTGCAAAGCttaaggaagaggagggaaggatcacc ATACGTGGAGGAAAGCTGATGATGTCACACACATTCAAGAGTGATGctggcatgtatatgtgtgtggcctCCAACATGGCTGGAGAACGAGAGAGTGGAGCCGCTGAACTTGTGGTATTGG AGCGTCCCTCATTTCTGCGTAGACCAATAAACCAGGTCGTCCTAGCTGATGCCCCTGTGAATTTCCTGTGTGAGGTGCAGGGAGATCCCCAGCCCAATCTACGATGGCGCAAGGATGATGGGGAACTGCCCACTGGCAG GTATGAGATTCGGAGTGACCACAGCCTTTGGATTGACCGAGTGAGTGCTGAAGACGAGGGAACTTACACCTGTGTAGCAGAGAACAGCATGGGCCGCGTGGAGGCATCTGGCTCCCTCAGTGTTCACG tgcCACCACAATTTGTGACTCAGCCCCAGGACCAGACAGCTGCTCCTGGAGAAAATGTGTCTTTCCAGTGTGAGACCAAAGGAAACCCCCCACCTGCCATCTTCTGGCAGAAGGAAGGGAGTCAG GTCCTCCTGTTCCCTAGTCAGTCACTCCAGCCCATGGGACGTCTCCTAGTCTCTCCAAGAGGCCAGCTCAACATCACTGAAGTACAGATCGAGGATGCTGGCTACTATGTGTGCCAGGCTGTCAGTGTGGCTGGTAGCATCCTGGCCAAGGCCCTATTAGAGATAAAAGGAG cctccatggATGGGCTGCCTCCTATCATCCTCCAGGGAGCAGCCAATCAGACACTGGTACTTGGCTCTTCTGTGTGGCTGCCATGCAGAGTGACTGGAAACCCACAGCCCAATGTCCAGTGGAAGAAGGATGACAGGTGGCTGCAAGGGGATGACTCACAGTTCAACTTAATGGACAATGGCACTCTATACATCGCCAGTGTACAG GAGATGGACATGGGTTTCTACAGCTGTGTGGCCAAGAGTTCCATAGGGGAGGCCACGTGGAGTAGCTGGCTTAGGAAGCGAG AAGATTGGAGAGCATCACCAAGTCCAGCAACAGCACCCAGTAACCCTCCAGGGCCTCCCTCTCAGCCAGTGGTCACGGAGGTAACCAAGAATAGCGTCACCTTGTCCTGGAAGCCCAATCCACGGTCTGGGGCCACAGCTACCTCTTATGTGATAGAGGCCTTCAG CCAAGCGGCTGGCAACACGTGGCGGACAGTGGCAGATGGGGTACAGCTGGAAACGCACACCATCAGTGGCCTGCAGCCCAATACCATCTACCTGTTCCTAGTGCGAGCTGTTGGAGCCTGGGGCATCAGTGAACCCAGCCCTGTCTCTAGGCCTGTTCAAACCCAGG ACAGCGGCCTATCTAGGCCACTGGAGGAGCCATGGAGAGGCCAGCAAGGACTAGCTGAAGTGCGTGTGCGAATGCAGGAGCCCATAGTCCTTGGGCCCAGAACTCTGCAGGTGTCCTGGACT GTGGATGGTCCAGTCCAGCTGGTGCAAGGGTTCCGTGTGTCTTGGAGGATTGCAGGCCTTGACGAGGGGAGCTGGACAGTGCTGGACCTACTGACTCCACACAAGCAAAGTACTGTGTTAAGAGGACTGCCCCCAGGGGCTCAAATTCAGATCAAGGTGCAAGTCCAAGGccaggaggggctgggggcggaAAGCCCTTTTGTGACCAAGAGCATTCCTGAGGAGG CCCCCAGTGGCCCCCCTCAGGGAGTGGCTGTGGCCTTGGGGGGTGATGGCAACAGCAGTATCACTGTATCCTGGGAGCCTCCACTTCCCTCCCAGCAAAATGGGGTCATCACTGAATACCAG ATCTGGTGCCTGGGTAATGAAAGCCGCTTCCACCTCAATCGATCTGCAGCAGGCTGGGCACGCTCTGTGATGTTCCGGGGACTGCGATTAGGCCAGCTATACCGAACCCAAGTGGCAGCAGCTACCAGCGCTGGCGTGGGCGTGGCCAGCGCACCAGTGCTAGTGCAGCTGC CATCCTCTCCGGCAGTGGAGCCTGGGCCGGAGGTCAGCGAGGGGCTGGCGGAACGGCTGGCTAGGGTGCTGCGGGAGCCAGCCTTCCTGGCGGGCAGCAGCGCGGCGTGCGGGGTGCTGCTGCTCGGGCTCTGCGCCGCCGTGTACCGGCGCCAGAAGCTACGCAAAGAGCTCAGTCACTACACGG CCTCCTTTGCCTACACACCTGCAG TGTCCTTTCCACGCTCAGAGGGCCTTTCCGGATCCAGTTCCAG GCCACCCATGGGCCTTGGCCCTGCTGCTTACCCATGGCTGGCAGACTCCTGGCCCCACCCATCCCGGAGTCCCTCAGCTCAGGAACCCAGGGGAAGCTGCTGCCCCAGCAATCCTGACCCAGATGCTAGATACTACAATG aggCAGGAATCTCCCTGTACTTGGCTCAGACTGCACGGGGTGCTAATGCCCCTGGTGAGGGTCCTGTCTACAGCACTATTGACCCAGTGGGGGAAGAGCTTCAGACCTTCCATGGAGGGTTCCCTCAACATTCTTCTGGGGACCCGAGCACCTGGAGCCAGTATGCTCCTCCCGAATGGAGCGAGGGGGACAGTG GAGCCAGGGGAGGCAAAGGGAAGCTTTTGGGCAAGCCTGTACAGATGCCCTCTTTGAGCTGGCCAGAAGCCCTGCCACCACCTCCCCCTTCCTGTGAACTTAGCTGTCCAGAGGGGCCTGAGGAGGAGCTGAAGGGCAG CTCAGATCTCGAAGAGTGGTGCCCACCAATGCCTGAGAAAAACCACTTGATTGAGTCAAGCTCTAGTGGAGCATGCCTAGTGGCTCCATCCCGAGGGGAaactccctctcctacctcctcTTATGGACAGCAGTCCACAGCCACTCTTACCCCCTCACCTCCTGatcctccccagccccctacTGACATCCCCCACCTCCATCAGATGCCCAG GAGGGTGCCGCTTGGGCCAAGTTCTCCTTTCAGTGTATCCCAGCCCACTCTGAGTAGCGATGAAGGAAGGCCTGCTGGTCCAGGTGTTGGCCCCATAGTCTCCTATCACCCTACACCCAGTCCTGTCCCTAGTACAGCCAGCAGTGCTCCAG GAAGGACCCACCAGGTGACTGTAGAAATGACTCCTCCACTCCATGGACACCGTGCCCGAATCCGGAAGAAACCCAAGGCTCTTCCTTACAGACGGGAGCACAGTCCTGGGG acttgcccccaccccctttgcCACCACCAGAGGAAGAGACAAGCTGGCCCTTGGGTCTGAGAGCAGCAGGCAGCATGTCTTCCCTAGAGCGAGACCGCAGCGGGGAGAGAAGAGTGGGACAGGCAGTGCCTCTAGGGGCCCAACGTGGGCCCCATCCAGATG CTGCACTTCTGGGTTGTGCTGCAGAAGAGGCCTGGCTCCCATATGGCAGACCAAGCTTCCTGGGCCATGGCCAGGGCACCAGCACCTGCTCTACCGCTGGCAGCAACTCTTCCAGGGGTTCCAGCAGCTCTCGGGGTTCTCGGGGCTCTCGGGGCCCTGGAcggagccggagccggagccAGAGCCACAGGGCAGGACAGAAACGTCGAGAG GAACCAAGATGA